One window of Calypte anna isolate BGI_N300 chromosome 9, bCalAnn1_v1.p, whole genome shotgun sequence genomic DNA carries:
- the TRIP12 gene encoding E3 ubiquitin-protein ligase TRIP12 isoform X5, with amino-acid sequence MSNRPNNNPGGSLRRSQRNTAGAQPQDDAVGGRGCSSSAVLLPQQEDPEGVNTSEKQKTGQVPKRDNCRGVKRSASPDYRRTNSPSSAKKPKALQHTETSLETNKPHTKSKRRHLDQEQPKPTPLPSTSKAHTRKGGAAGSSRSQKRKRTENLSCIKSGSAAESTGAEEKSAKLSKLASKSVTSAKAGCSTITDSSSSASTSSSSSAVASASSTVPQGARVKQGKDQNKARRSRSASSPSPRRSSRDKEPSKTGGSSKFDWAARFSPKVSLPKTKLSLPGSSKSETSKPGPSGLQAKLASLRKSTKKRSESPPAELPSLRRSTRQKTTGSCASTSRRGSGLGKRGAAEARRQEKMADPDNNQDGVNSSAARTDEAPQGAAASSSVAGAVGMTTSGESESDDSEMGRLQALLEARGLPPHLFGPLGPRMSQLFHRTIGSGASSKAQQLLQGLQATDESQQLQAVIEMCQLLVMGNEETLGGFPVKSVVPALITLLQMEHNFDIMNHACRALTYMMEALPRSSAVVVDAIPVFLEKLQVIQCIDVAEQALTALEMLSRRHSKAILQAGGLADCLLYLEFFSINAQRNALAIAANCCQSITPDEFHFVADSLPLLTQRLTHQDKKSVESTCLCFARLVDNFQHEENLLQQVASKDLLTNIQQLLVVTPPILSSGMFIMVVRMFSLMCSNCPTLAVQLMKQNIAETLHFLLCGASNGSCQEQIDLVPRSPQELYELTSLICELMPCLPKEGIFAVDTMLKKGNAQNTDGAIWQWRDDRGLWHPYNRIDSRIIEAAHQVGEDEISLSTLGRVYTIDFNSMQQINEDTGTARAIQRKPNPLANTNTSGHSELKKDDARAQLMKEDPELAKSFIKTLFGVLYEVYSSSAGPAVRHKCLRAILRIIYFADAELLKDVLKNHAVSSHIASMLSSQDLKIVVGALQMAEILMQKLPDIFSVYFRREGVMHQVKNLAESEALLTSPPKVCTNGSGTLGTTTTISTGTATAASNAAADLGSPSLQHSREDSLDLSPQGRLSDVLKRKRLPKRGPRRPKYSPPRDDDKVDNQAKSPTTTQSPKSSFLASLNPKTWGRLSTQSNSNNIEPARTAGVSGLARAASKDTISNNREKIKGWIKEQAHKFVERYFSSENMDGSNPALNVLQRLCTATEQLNLQVDGGTECLVEIRSIVSESDVSSFEIQHSGFVKQLLLYLTSKSEKDAVSRDIRLKRFLHVFFSSPLPGEEPLGRLEPLENAPLLALVHKMNNCLSQMEQFPVKVHDFPSGNGTGSRGSQALKFFNTHQLKCQLQRHPDCANVKQWKGGPVKIDPLALVQAIERYLVVRGYGRVREDDEDSDDDGSDEEIDESLAAQFLNSGNVRHRLQFYIGDHLLPYNMTVYQAVRQYSLQAEEERESTDDESNPLGRAGIWTKTHTIWYKPVREDEDGSKDCVGGKRGRAQTAPTKTSPRNSKKHDELWHDGVCPSVLNPLEVYLVSTPPENITFEDPSLDVILLLRVLHAISRYWYYLYDNAISKEIIPTSEFINSKLTAKANRQLQDPLVIMTGNIPTWLTELGKTCPFFFPFDTRQMLFYVTAFDRDRAMQRLLDTNPEINQSDSQDSRVAPRLDRKKRTVNRDELLKQAESVMQDLGSSRAMLEIQYENEVGTGLGPTLEFYALVSQELQRADLGLWRGEEVTLANPKGSQEGTKYIHNLQGLFALPFGRTAKPAHIAKVKMKFRFLGKLMAKAIMDFRLVDLPLGLPFYKWMLRQETSLTSHDLFSIDPVVAKSIYHLEDIVRQKKRLEQDKTQTKESLQYALEALTMNGCSVEDLGLDFTLPGFPNIELKKGGKDTPVTIHNLEEYLRLVIFWALNEGVARQFDSFRDGFESVFPLSHLQYFYPEELEQLLCGSKTDTWDAKTLMECCRPDHGYTHDSRAVKYLFEILSSFDSEQQRLFLQFVTGSPRLPVGGFRSLNPPLTIVRKTFESTENPDDFLPSVMTCVNYLKLPDYSTIDIMREKLLIAAREGQQSFHLS; translated from the exons AGGCTGTAGTTCATCTGCTGTTTTATTACCACAGCAAGAAGATCCAGAGGGAGTCAAtacttcagaaaagcaaaaaacgGGGCAAGTGCCTAAGAGAGACAATTGTCGAGGAGTTAAACGCAGTGCTAGCCCAGATTACAGGAGGACCAATTCTCCTAGCTctgctaaaaaacccaaagcacttCAACACACTGAAACTTCCTTGGAAACTAATAAGCCTCATACTAAATCTAAAAGAAGACATTTAGACCAAGAACAGCCGAAGCCTACACCATTGCCATCAACAAGCAAGGCTCACACCAGAAAGGGTGGAGCTGCTGGTAGCTCTCGaagtcagaaaaggaaaaggacagaGAATCTGTCTTGTATAAAGAGTGGTTCAGCAGCTGAATCAACTGGCGCTGAAGAGAAGTCAGCAAAACTCTCCAAGCTGGCTTCAAAATCGGTGACCTCAGCCAAAGCTGGGTGTAGCACCATCACTGATTCTTCTTCTTCAGCTTCCacatcctcttcctcttctgctgttGCCTCTGCTTCCTCTACTGTTCCTCAGGGTGCCAGAGTGAAACAGGGAAAGGACCAGAATAAGGCTAGACGTTCCCGTTCTGCATCCAGCCCCAGTCCAAGAAGGAGTAGCAGGGACAAAGAACCAAGTAAAACAGGTGGCTCTTCAAAGTTTGACTGGGCTGCTCGATTCAGCCCAAAAGTCAGTCTCCCTAAAACAAAACTGTCTCTACCAGGCTCTTCCAAGTCAGAGACATCAAAACCTGGACCTTCAGGACTACAAGCTAAGCTAGCAa GTCTAAGAAAATCTACGAAGAAGCGCAGTGAATCACCACCTGCTGAGCTCCCCAGTTTGCGGCGGAGCACACGGCAAAAGACCACGGGCTCCTGTGCTAGCACCAG TCGGCGAGGCTCTGGCCTGGGCAaaagaggagcagctgaagctcGCCGACAGGAGAAAATGGCTGATCCTGACAACAACCAGGATGGAGTTAACTCTTCAGCTGCACGTACAGATGAGGCTCCCCAAGGAGCTGCAG cttCTAGTTCTGTTGCTGGGGCTGTAGGTATGACAACCTCTGGAGAAAGTGAGTCAGATGATTCTGAGATGGGAAGACTGCAAG CTCTATTAGAGGCTAGGGGTCTTCCTCCTCACCTGTTTGGCCCTCTTGGTCCGCGGATGTCGCAGCTCTTCCACAGGACAATTGGAAGTGGAGCTA GTTCCAAAGCCCAACAGCTTTTACAAGGTCTCCAAGCCACTGATGAAAGTCAGCAACTACAGGCTGTGATTGAGATGTGCCAGCTGTTAGTCATGGGAAATGAAGAAACATTAGGAGGATTTCCAGTCAAGAGTGTTGTACCAGCCTTG aTAACGCTGCTGCAGATGGAGCACAACTTTGACATT ATGAATCATGCATGTCGGGCCTTAACGTATATGATGGAAGCACTTCCCAGATCATCTGCTGTAGTGGTCGATGCAATTCCTGTCTTCTTggaaaag CTGCAGGTTATTCAGTGCATTGATGTGGCAGAGCAGGCCCTTACAGCCCTGGAGATGTTATCACGCAGGCATAGTAAAGCCATTCTGCAGGCA gGTGGGTTGGCAGACTGTTTGCTGTATCTGGAATTCTTCAGTATAAATGCACAGAGGAATGCCCTAGCTATTGCTGCCAACTGCTGCCAGAGTATAACACCTGATGAGTTTCACTTTGTGGCAGACTCTTTGCCACTGCTTACACAAAGGTTAACCCATCAG GACAAAAAGTCTGTTGAAAGCACTTGTCTCTGTTTTGCACGGCTAGTGGATAACTTCCAGCATGAAGAG AACTTGCTCCAGCAGGTTGCTTCTAAGGATTTGTTAACAAATATCCAGCAACTCTTGGTAGTGACACCTCCCATCCTGAGCTCAGGAATGTTCATCATGGTGGTGCGCATGTTTTCCTTAATGTGCTCCAATTGTCCGACACTTGCGGTCCAACTTATGAAGCAAA ATATCGCAGAAACGCTTCACTTCCTCCTTTGTGGAGCCTCAAATGGGAGTTGTCAAGAACAAATTGACCTTGTTCCAAGAAGTCCTCAAGAACTGTATGAGCTTACTTCTCTTATCTG TGAACTTATGCCTTGCCTGCCAAAAGAAGGAATCTTTGCTGTTGATACTATgctaaagaaaggaaatgcacAAAATACAGATGGTGCAATATGGCAATGGCGAGATGACAGGGGTCTCTGGCACCCCTATAACAGGATTGATAGTCGAATAATAGAG GCAGCTCATCAGGTTGGTGAGGATGAGATAAGCCTGTCTACACTTGGCCGTGTCTATACTATTGATTTTAATTCTATGCAGCAAATAAATGAGGATACTGGAACAGCACGTGCCATTCAGCGAAAACCAAACCCTTTAGCCAATACAAACACTA GTGGACATTCAGAATTGAAGAAGGATGATGCTCGAGCACAGCTAATGAAAGAGGACCCAGAACTGGCAAAATCCTTTATCAAAACATTGTTTGGTGTTCTTTATGAAGTGTATAGTTCTTCAGCTGGACCTGCTGTTAGACACAAGTGCCTTAGAGCAATTCTTaggattatttattttgctgatgCTGAACTTCTGAAGGATGTGCTGAAAAACCATGCTGTTTCAAG TCATATTGCCTCCATGTTATCAAGTCAAGACCTTAAGATAGTAGTTGGAGCCCTGCAGATGGCAGAGATTTTAATGCAGAAGTTACCTGACATTTTTAGTGTTTACTTCAGAAGAGAAG GGGTGATGCATCAAGTGAAAAACTTAGCAGAGTCTGAGGCTTTGCTAACCAGCCCACCGAAAGTATGCACTAATGGATCAGGAACACTGGGTACCACTACAACAATAAGTACTGGGACAGCCACTGCTGCCAGTAATGCAGCTGCTGATTTGGGCTCTCCTAGCTTACAACACAGCCGGGAGGATTCTTTGGATCTGAGCCCACAGGG ACGACTGAGTGAtgttttaaagaggaaaagacTGCCAAAACGAGGGCCCAGGAGACCAAAATACTCTCCTCCTAGAGATGATGACAAAGTAGACAATCAAG CTAAAAGCCCTACAACTACCCAATCTCCTAAATCTTCCTTCTTGGCAAGTTTAAATCCTAAAACATGGGGAAGATTAAGCACACAGTCCAACAGTAACAACATTGAACCAGCACGAACAGCAGGAGTAAGTGGTCTTGCAAGGGCTGCTTCCAAGGATACCATTTCTAATAACAG agaaaaaattaaggGCTGGATTAAGGAGCAAGCCCATAAGTTTGTCGAACGTTACTTTAGTTCTGAAAATATGGATGGAAGCAATCCTGCACTTAATGTATTACAGAGACTTTGCACTGCAACTGAACAACTCAACCTCCAG GTGGATGGTGGAACAGAGTGCCTTGTAGAAATCCGTAGCATTGTCTCGGAGTCCGACGTCTCCTCATTTGAAATCCAGCATAGTGGGTTTGTTAAACAACTGCTGCTTTATTTGACATCTAAAAGTGAGAAAGATGCTGTAAGCAGAGATATCAGATTGAAAAGATtccttcatgtatttttttcttctcca CTTCCTGGAGAAGAACCCCTTGGAAGATTAGAGCCATTAGAAAATGCACCTTTGTTGGCATTAGTCCATAAAATGAATAATTGCCTCAGTCAGATGGAACAGTTTCCTGTCAAAGTGCATGACTTCCCTAGTGGAAACGGAACAGGAAGCAG AGGATCCCAAGCTTTAAAATTCTTCAATACACATCAATTAAAATGCCAACTACAAAGACATCCAGACTGTGCTAATGTGAAACAGTGGAAAGGTGGACCTGTGAAGATTGATCCTCTGGCTTTGGTACAAGCCATTGAAAGATACCTTGTAGTTAGAg GTTATGGAAGAGTTAGAGAAGATGATGAGGATAGTGATGATGATGGGTCAGATGAAGAAATAGATGAATCTTTG gcTGCTCAGTTCTTAAATTCAGGGAATGTGAGACACAGACTGCAATTTTATATTGGAGATCACTTGCTGCCATACAATATGACTGTGTATCAAGCAGTTAGGCAATACAGTTTGCAAgctgaggaggagagggagtCTACAGATGATGAAAGCAACCcactgggaagagctgggatTTGGACAAAAACACACACCATTTG GTACAAACCTGTGCGAGAAGATGAAGATGGTAGCAAAGACTGTGTTGGTGGTAAAAGAGGAAGAGCACAAACTGCTCCCACAAAAACCTCTCCTAGAAATTCTAAAAAGCATGATGAATTGTGGCATG aTGGTGTATGCCCTTCGGTATTAAATCCTCTAGAAGTTTACCTCGTATCTACTCCACCTGAAAACATAACATTTGAAGATCCCTCATTAGATGTTATTCTTCTTTTGAGAGTTTTACATGCTATCAGCCGATACTGGTATTACTTGTATGAT AATGCAATCTCCAAGGAGATAATTCCAACCTCAGAGTTTATCAATAGTAAACTGACAGCAAAAGCAAACCGGCAGCTTCAGGATCCTTTGGTAATTATGACAGGAAACATACCAACTTGGCTGACAGAACTTGGAAAAACATG cccatttttctttccatttgatACCCGCCAAATGCTGTTTTATGTAACTGCTTTTGATCGAGATCGAGCCATGCAAAGACTGCTGGATACTAATCCAGAAATCAATCAATCAGATTCTCAGGATAGCAGGGTGGCACCACGACTGGACAGGAAAAAA CGCACTGTGAACAGAGATGAGCTGTTGAAACAGGCAGAATCTGTGATGCAGGATCTAGGCAGTTCAAGAGCCATGTTGGAAATCCAGTATGAGAATGAA GTTGGCACAGGCCTAGGCCCCACACTAGAGTTCTATGCACTTGTATCTCAGGAGCTTCAGAGAGCAGACTTGGGCCTTTGGAGGGGAGAAGAAGTGACTTTAGCCAATCCAAAAG GAAGCCAGGAAGGTACCAAGTACATCCATAATCTTCAAGGCCTTTTTGCACTTCCTTTTGGTAGAACAGCCAAGCCAGCTCACATTGCAAAAGTTAAAATGAAGTTCCGGTTCCTAGGAAAACTCATGGCCAAGGCAATCATGGATTTTAGACTG GTGGACCTTCCTCTTGGACTTCCTTTTTATAAATGGATGTTACGACAGGAAACTTCATTGACGTCTCATGACTTGTTCAGTATTGATCCAGTAGTTGCCAAATCAATATACCACCTTGAAGATATtgtaagacaaaagaaaagactTGAACAGGACAAAACACAG aCCAAAGAAAGTCTACAGTATGCATTGGAGGCTCTGACTATGAATGGCTGCTCAGTGGAAGATCTAGGGCTGGACTTCACTCTTCCTGGGTTTCCTAATATAGAActgaaaaaagggggaaaagataCACCAGTCACCATCCACAATTTAGAGGAGTATCTCAGA tTGGTTATTTTCTGGGCGCTAAATGAAGGTGTTGCCAGACAGTTTGACTCATTCAGAGATGGATTTGAATCAGTCTTCCCTCTCAGTCATCTTCAGTACTTTTATCCCGAGGAG ttGGAGCAGCTCTTGTGCGGCAGTAAAACAGACACTTGGGATGCAAAGACTTTAATGGAATGTTGCAGACCAGATCACGGTTATACACATGACAG TCGAGCAGTGAAGTATCTCTTTGAAATTCTCAGTAGCTTTGATAGTGAGCAGCAAAGACTGTTTCTTCAGTTTGTGACGGGTAGCCCCAGACTGCCTGTAGGAG GATTTCGAAGTTTGAATCCTCCGTTGACAATTGTACGCAAGACATTTGAGTCTACAGAGAACCCAGATGATTTCTTGCCCTCAGTAATGACTTGTGTGAACTATCTCAAATTGCCGGACTATTCAACTATTGATATAATGCGTGAAAAACTCTTGATAGCTGCAAGAGAAGGGCAGCAGTCATTCCATCTTTCCTGA